In Helicobacter pylori, a single genomic region encodes these proteins:
- a CDS encoding twin-arginine translocation signal domain-containing protein, with translation MKRRDFIKTTALGATGAVLGAQILQAEESKGSVAKYKIEAQYSIDFDSAEHTSLFIPMPSVVASNVHLQGNHASYKSMLNFGVPYLQVDFLKSAQKKQVHLSYEIASYQLNERLFETSDFVAMGRYERDDASVANIANQLKGTTPKESVRNFYAFIKHEMPKRQKALEGKENLPKRESLPWFATISQESMFVSLCHACGIKSAEVQGLKLGQNSVVKNAPRVEVYLKDSFLAFDFQNNHKEVFIPLNRHKDMQLDSALLATFGDAFALVDGRDLGNYESKLFEKRVSYTIV, from the coding sequence ATGAAACGAAGGGATTTTATTAAAACGACTGCTTTAGGCGCTACAGGTGCTGTTTTAGGAGCACAGATTTTGCAGGCAGAAGAAAGCAAAGGGAGTGTTGCAAAATATAAAATAGAAGCTCAATACAGCATTGATTTTGATTCTGCAGAACACACTTCACTTTTCATTCCCATGCCGAGTGTTGTAGCGAGCAATGTGCATTTACAAGGCAATCATGCCAGTTATAAAAGCATGCTCAATTTTGGAGTGCCTTATTTGCAAGTGGATTTTTTAAAAAGCGCTCAAAAAAAGCAAGTCCATTTGTCTTATGAGATCGCTAGCTATCAATTGAATGAGCGTTTGTTTGAAACGAGCGATTTTGTAGCAATGGGGCGTTATGAAAGAGACGATGCGAGCGTGGCTAACATTGCCAACCAGCTCAAGGGAACAACCCCCAAAGAAAGCGTCCGTAACTTTTATGCGTTCATCAAGCATGAGATGCCTAAGAGACAGAAGGCTTTAGAGGGTAAAGAAAATTTACCCAAGCGTGAGAGTTTGCCTTGGTTTGCAACCATTTCACAAGAGAGCATGTTTGTGTCCTTATGCCATGCGTGTGGGATTAAAAGCGCTGAAGTGCAAGGCTTGAAACTGGGTCAAAACAGCGTAGTGAAAAACGCTCCTAGAGTGGAAGTGTATTTGAAAGATTCATTTCTAGCGTTTGATTTTCAAAATAACCACAAGGAAGTCTTTATCCCATTGAATCGTCATAAAGACATGCAGTTAGATTCTGCCTTATTGGCGACTTTTGGCGATGCCTTTGCCCTTGTGGATGGTAGGGATTTAGGCAATTACGAGAGCAAACTTTTTGAAAAAAGAGTGTCCTATACGATTGTCTAA
- a CDS encoding alkylphosphonate utilization protein: MQDLPPCPKCNDAYTYHDGTQLVCSSCLYEWNEDEVNDEELIVKDCHNNLLQNGDSVILIKDLKVKGSSLVLKKGTKIKNIKLVNSDHNVDCKVEGQSLSLKSEFLKKA; this comes from the coding sequence ATGCAAGATTTACCCCCATGCCCTAAATGCAACGACGCCTACACCTACCATGATGGCACGCAATTGGTTTGCTCTAGCTGTTTGTATGAGTGGAATGAAGATGAAGTTAATGATGAAGAATTGATCGTTAAAGATTGCCACAATAATCTTTTACAAAATGGGGACTCGGTCATTCTCATTAAGGATTTAAAGGTTAAAGGCTCATCTTTAGTGCTTAAAAAAGGCACTAAAATCAAAAACATCAAGCTTGTCAATAGCGATCACAATGTGGATTGTAAAGTGGAAGGGCAGAGCCTATCTTTAAAATCTGAATTCCTTAAAAAAGCTTAG
- a CDS encoding CDP-diacylglycerol diphosphatase, translated as MKKVGFLFLAVVAIAVMSLNAKDPNVLRKIVFEKCLPNYEKSQNPSPCIEVKPDAGYVVLKDINGPLQYLLMPTTHISGIESPLLLDPSTPNFFYLSWQARDFMSKKYGQPIPDSAISLTINSKKGRSQNHFHIHISCISLDVRKRLDNHLKKINSRWSPLSGGLNGHKYLARRVTESELAQKSPFVMLNKEVPNAHKRMGDYGLAVVQQSDNSFVLLATQFNPLTLNRASAEEIQDHECAILR; from the coding sequence ATGAAAAAAGTGGGCTTTCTTTTTTTAGCGGTGGTAGCTATCGCTGTTATGAGTTTAAACGCTAAAGATCCAAATGTGTTGCGTAAGATTGTTTTTGAGAAATGTCTGCCTAATTATGAGAAAAGTCAGAATCCTTCGCCATGCATAGAAGTCAAACCCGATGCCGGCTATGTGGTTTTAAAAGATATTAACGGCCCGTTGCAATATTTGTTGATGCCAACAACTCACATTAGCGGTATTGAAAGCCCTTTGTTGCTTGATCCCTCTACGCCTAACTTTTTTTATTTATCCTGGCAAGCGCGTGATTTTATGAGTAAAAAATACGGCCAACCCATTCCTGATAGCGCAATTTCTTTGACGATCAACTCTAAAAAAGGGCGATCGCAAAACCATTTTCACATCCATATCTCTTGCATTAGCCTTGATGTGCGCAAACGGCTGGACAATCATCTAAAAAAAATCAACAGCCGTTGGTCGCCATTATCAGGGGGCTTGAATGGGCATAAATACTTGGCGCGTCGGGTAACAGAGAGCGAATTAGCGCAAAAAAGCCCGTTTGTCATGCTTAATAAAGAAGTGCCTAATGCACACAAACGCATGGGGGACTATGGCTTGGCGGTGGTGCAACAAAGTGATAACTCCTTTGTCTTATTAGCGACACAATTTAACCCATTGACTTTAAATCGCGCTTCAGCCGAAGAGATTCAAGATCATGAATGCGCGATTTTGCGCTAA
- the flgE gene encoding flagellar hook protein FlgE yields MLRSLWSGVNGMQAHQIALDIESNNIANVNTTGFKYSRASFVDMLSQVKLIATAPYKNGLAGQNDFSVGLGVGVDATTKIFSQGNIQNTDVKTDLAIQGDGFFIISPDRGITRNFTRDGEFLFDSQGSLVTTGGLVVQGWVRNGSDTGNKGSDTDALKVDNTGPLENIRIDPGMVMPARASNRISMRANLNAGRHADQTAAIFALDSSAKTPSDGINPVYDSGTNLAQVAEDMGSLYNEDGDALLLNENQGIWVSYKSAKMVKDILPSAENSTLELNGVKISFTNDSAVSRTSSLVAAKNAINAVKSQTGIEAYLDGKQLRLENTNELDGDEKLKNIVVTQAGTGAFANFLDGDKDVTAFKYSYTHSISPNADIGQFRTTEDLRTLIQHDANIVKDPSLADNYQDSAASIGVTINQYGMFEINNKDNKNVIKENLNIFVSGYSSDSVTNNVLFKNAMKGLNTASLIEGGASASSSKFTHATHATSIDVIDSLGTKHAMRIEFYRSGGAEWNFRVIVPEPGELVGGSAARPNVFEGGRLHFNNDGSLAGMNPPLLQFDPKNGADAPQRINLAFGSSGSFDGLTSVDKISETYAIEQNGYQAGDLMDVRFDSDGVLLGAFSNGRTLALAQVALANFANDAGLQALGGNVFSQTGNSGQALIGAANTGRRGSISGSKLESSNVDLSRSLTNLIVVQRGFQANSKAVTTSDQILNTLLNLKQ; encoded by the coding sequence ATGCTTAGGTCTTTATGGTCTGGTGTCAATGGGATGCAAGCCCACCAAATCGCTTTGGATATTGAGAGTAACAATATTGCGAACGTGAATACCACTGGGTTTAAATATTCTAGGGCTTCTTTTGTGGATATGCTCTCTCAAGTCAAACTCATCGCTACTGCACCCTATAAAAACGGGTTAGCAGGGCAGAATGACTTTTCTGTGGGGCTTGGGGTAGGCGTGGATGCGACGACTAAAATCTTTTCACAAGGCAATATCCAAAACACAGATGTCAAAACCGATCTAGCGATTCAAGGCGATGGCTTTTTTATTATTAGCCCTGATAGGGGGATCACGCGCAATTTCACTAGAGATGGGGAGTTTCTTTTTGACTCGCAAGGGAGTTTGGTTACCACCGGCGGGCTTGTGGTGCAAGGGTGGGTGAGAAACGGGAGCGATACCGGCAATAAAGGGAGCGATACGGACGCTTTAAAAGTGGATAACACAGGCCCTTTAGAAAACATCAGAATTGATCCTGGAATGGTGATGCCTGCTAGAGCGAGTAACCGCATTTCTATGAGGGCGAATTTAAACGCTGGAAGGCATGCGGATCAAACAGCGGCGATATTTGCTTTGGATTCTTCAGCCAAAACCCCTTCAGATGGCATTAATCCGGTGTATGATTCAGGCACGAATCTAGCTCAAGTCGCCGAAGACATGGGATCTTTATACAATGAAGATGGCGACGCTCTTTTATTGAATGAAAACCAAGGAATTTGGGTGAGCTATAAAAGCGCGAAAATGGTCAAAGACATCCTCCCTTCTGCAGAAAACAGCACGCTTGAATTGAATGGGGTTAAGATTTCTTTCACAAACGATTCAGCGGTGAGCCGGACTTCAAGCTTAGTAGCGGCGAAAAATGCGATCAATGCGGTCAAAAGCCAAACAGGGATTGAAGCTTATTTGGACGGCAAACAATTGCGTTTGGAAAACACCAATGAATTAGACGGCGATGAAAAGCTTAAAAACATTGTGGTTACTCAAGCCGGAACCGGGGCGTTCGCTAACTTTTTAGACGGCGATAAAGATGTAACGGCTTTCAAATATAGTTATACGCATTCTATCAGCCCTAATGCGGATATTGGGCAGTTTAGGACCACTGAAGACTTGCGCACCTTAATCCAGCATGACGCTAATATCGTTAAAGATCCTAGCTTAGCGGACAATTACCAGGACTCAGCGGCTTCTATAGGGGTTACAATCAACCAATACGGCATGTTTGAAATCAATAATAAAGACAATAAAAATGTCATTAAAGAAAATCTTAATATCTTTGTGAGCGGGTATTCTTCAGACAGCGTAACGAACAATGTTTTGTTTAAAAACGCCATGAAAGGGCTTAATACCGCTTCTTTAATTGAAGGGGGAGCGTCAGCGAGCAGTTCTAAATTCACCCACGCTACGCATGCGACAAGCATTGATGTGATAGACAGCTTAGGCACTAAACACGCCATGCGCATTGAGTTTTATAGGAGTGGGGGAGCGGAATGGAATTTTAGAGTGATCGTGCCTGAGCCTGGGGAATTAGTAGGGGGGTCAGCGGCTAGGCCTAATGTGTTTGAGGGAGGCCGTTTGCACTTCAATAATGACGGATCGCTTGCAGGCATGAACCCGCCTCTTTTGCAATTTGACCCTAAAAATGGCGCTGATGCCCCCCAACGCATCAATTTAGCCTTTGGTTCCTCAGGGAGTTTTGACGGGCTAACGAGCGTGGATAAGATTTCTGAAACGTATGCGATTGAGCAAAACGGCTATCAAGCGGGCGATTTGATGGATGTCCGCTTTGATTCAGACGGGGTGCTTTTAGGAGCGTTCAGTAATGGCAGGACTTTAGCGCTCGCTCAAGTGGCTTTAGCGAATTTCGCTAACGATGCGGGCTTACAGGCTTTAGGCGGGAATGTCTTTTCTCAAACCGGAAACTCAGGGCAAGCCTTAATCGGTGCGGCTAATACGGGGCGTAGGGGTTCGATTTCAGGATCTAAACTGGAGTCTAGTAATGTGGATTTGAGCCGGAGTTTAACGAATTTGATTGTGGTTCAAAGGGGGTTTCAAGCGAACTCTAAAGCGGTAACCACATCCGATCAAATCCTTAACACCCTATTGAATCTGAAGCAATAA
- the hypA gene encoding hydrogenase/urease nickel incorporation protein HypA, producing MHEYSVVSSLIALCEEHAKKNQAHKIERVVVGIGERSAMDKSLFVSAFETFREESLVCKDAILDIVDEKVELECKDCLHVFKPNALDYGVCEKCHSKNVVITQGNEMRLLSLEMLAE from the coding sequence ATGCATGAATACTCGGTCGTTTCTTCTTTAATCGCTCTTTGCGAAGAGCATGCGAAGAAAAATCAAGCCCATAAGATTGAAAGAGTTGTGGTCGGTATTGGTGAAAGAAGCGCTATGGATAAGAGCTTGTTTGTGAGCGCGTTTGAGACTTTTAGAGAAGAATCTTTGGTGTGTAAAGACGCTATTTTAGACATTGTGGATGAAAAAGTTGAATTAGAATGCAAGGATTGTTTGCATGTTTTTAAGCCTAACGCGCTAGATTATGGGGTGTGTGAGAAATGCCACAGCAAGAATGTCGTTATCACTCAAGGTAATGAAATGCGTTTGTTGTCTTTGGAAATGTTAGCGGAATAA
- a CDS encoding lipid-A-disaccharide synthase, with amino-acid sequence MPTILVSALEASSNVHLEELRRNLPKDYRFIGVFEGKEALYSPREFSIMGFRDVIGRLGFLLKAHKEMVQLAKQADMVLLMDSSSFNIPLAKKIKKQDPHKKIMYYILPQVWAWKKWRAKSLEKYCDFLGAILPFEVSYYQKKAQYVGHPLLDEIKYYKKDIKGETLVFMPGSRKSEIAKMFPLFVKVAQILEQNKGFKRRVLVVPSFFKGLDLKALYGEDIQLFEISYDAHKSLFEAEFAFICSGTATLEAALIGTPFVLAYRAKTMDFLIARMLVNLHYIGLANIFYNALNDETPGLGESQLHPELIQHFLSVEGLLKAYKEMDRERYFKESLRLREYLASGSARKIANEMAFLLNLT; translated from the coding sequence ATGCCCACGATTTTAGTGAGCGCTTTAGAAGCGAGCTCTAATGTGCATTTAGAGGAATTACGCCGCAATTTGCCTAAAGATTATCGTTTTATTGGCGTGTTTGAAGGCAAAGAGGCTCTCTATAGCCCTAGGGAATTTTCTATCATGGGTTTTAGAGATGTGATAGGCCGTTTAGGGTTTTTACTCAAAGCCCATAAAGAAATGGTCCAATTAGCCAAACAAGCGGATATGGTGCTTTTAATGGATTCTTCTTCTTTCAATATCCCCCTAGCCAAAAAAATCAAAAAACAAGATCCGCATAAAAAAATCATGTATTATATTTTACCGCAAGTTTGGGCATGGAAAAAATGGCGCGCTAAAAGCCTTGAAAAATACTGCGATTTTTTGGGAGCGATTTTGCCTTTTGAAGTGAGCTATTACCAAAAAAAAGCCCAATATGTGGGACACCCTCTATTAGATGAAATTAAATATTATAAAAAAGATATTAAGGGCGAAACTCTAGTGTTTATGCCAGGAAGCCGAAAAAGCGAAATCGCTAAAATGTTCCCTTTGTTTGTCAAAGTGGCTCAAATTTTAGAACAAAACAAAGGGTTTAAAAGGCGTGTGTTAGTGGTGCCGAGTTTCTTTAAGGGGTTGGATTTGAAAGCTCTTTATGGAGAAGACATTCAATTATTTGAAATTTCTTATGATGCGCATAAGAGTTTGTTTGAAGCGGAGTTTGCGTTCATTTGCAGCGGCACAGCGACTTTAGAGGCCGCTTTGATTGGCACGCCTTTTGTGTTAGCGTATAGGGCTAAAACGATGGATTTTTTGATCGCTAGAATGTTGGTCAATTTGCATTATATAGGTTTAGCGAACATCTTTTATAACGCCTTAAATGATGAGACTCCAGGGCTTGGGGAGAGCCAATTACACCCGGAATTGATCCAGCATTTTTTGAGCGTAGAGGGTTTGTTAAAAGCGTATAAAGAAATGGACAGAGAGCGCTATTTTAAAGAAAGTTTGAGATTAAGGGAATATTTAGCCAGTGGGAGCGCGAGAAAAATCGCTAATGAAATGGCTTTTTTGCTGAATTTAACTTAA
- the greA gene encoding transcription elongation factor GreA, giving the protein MNKEPMSMHGYNKICAELKQLKEVERPNIVKEIDIARGHGDLKENAEYHAAKEKQRFIEARIVDLSEIVANAQVIDPSALAHNKVSFGSTIKILNLDNDKEFSYTIVGSVESDPAKGLISFGSPIAKSLIGKSKGDAVSIQLPNGESDFEILDIYYKEICFDEN; this is encoded by the coding sequence ATGAATAAAGAACCTATGAGTATGCATGGATACAATAAGATTTGCGCGGAATTAAAGCAATTAAAAGAGGTGGAACGGCCTAATATTGTGAAAGAAATTGATATTGCTAGAGGGCATGGGGATTTGAAAGAAAACGCTGAATACCATGCCGCTAAAGAAAAACAACGCTTCATTGAAGCGAGGATCGTGGATTTAAGCGAAATTGTCGCTAACGCTCAAGTGATTGATCCAAGCGCTTTAGCCCATAATAAAGTGAGTTTTGGCAGCACGATTAAAATCCTTAATTTAGATAACGATAAAGAGTTTTCTTACACGATAGTAGGGAGCGTGGAGAGTGATCCGGCTAAAGGGTTGATCTCTTTTGGTTCGCCGATCGCTAAGAGCTTGATAGGCAAGAGCAAGGGCGATGCGGTGAGCATTCAATTGCCTAATGGTGAGAGCGATTTTGAAATTTTAGACATTTATTATAAAGAGATTTGTTTTGATGAAAATTAA
- a CDS encoding dUTP diphosphatase, with protein sequence MKIKIQKIHPNALIPEYQTEGSSGFDLHAVEEVTIKPHSVGLVKIGICLSLEVGYELQVRTRSGLALNHQVMVLNSPGTVDNDYRGEIKVILANLSDKDFKVQVGDRIAQGVVQKTYKAEFIECEQLDETSRGSGGFGSTGVSKA encoded by the coding sequence ATGAAAATTAAAATCCAAAAAATCCACCCAAACGCCCTTATCCCTGAATACCAAACCGAGGGTTCTTCAGGCTTTGATTTGCACGCTGTAGAAGAAGTAACGATCAAACCTCATAGCGTGGGGTTGGTGAAAATAGGGATTTGTTTGTCTTTAGAAGTGGGGTATGAATTGCAAGTGCGCACCCGTAGCGGTTTGGCTTTGAACCATCAGGTGATGGTGTTGAATTCTCCTGGCACGGTGGATAATGATTATAGGGGCGAAATTAAGGTCATTTTAGCGAATTTGAGCGATAAAGATTTTAAAGTCCAAGTAGGGGATAGGATCGCTCAAGGGGTGGTTCAAAAAACTTATAAAGCCGAATTTATAGAATGCGAACAATTAGATGAAACTTCAAGGGGTAGCGGGGGGTTTGGTAGCACAGGAGTGAGCAAGGCATGA
- a CDS encoding plasmid stabilization protein codes for MNKPFLILLIALIVFSGCNMRKYFKPAKHQVKGEAYFPNHLQESIVSSNRYGAILKNGAVIGDKGLTQLRIGKNFNYESSFLNESQGFFILAQDCLNKIDKKTSKSKVAKTEETELKLKGVEAEVQDKVCHQVELISNNPNASQQSIVIPLETFALSASVKGNLLAVVLADNSANLYDITSQKLLFSEKGSPSTTINSLMAMPIFMDTVVVFPMLDGRLLVVDYVHGNPTPIRNIVISSDKFFNNITYLIVDGNNMIASTGKRILSVVSGQEFNYDGDIIDLLYDKGTLYVLTLDGQILQMDKSLRELNSVKLPFASLNTIVLNHNKLYSLEKRGYVIEVDLNDFDSYNVYKTPTIGSFKFFSSNRLDKGVFYDKNRVYYDRYYLDYNDFKPKLYPVVEKSASKKSQKGEKGNAPIYLQERHKAKEKPLEENKVKPRNSGFEEEEVKTRRPEPIKDQNNAIQKGMKENQENRNAPASKESNEKDAENAPVSKEDNAIKEVPKLSPKEEKRRLKEEKKKAKAEQRAREFEQRAREHQERDEKELEERKKALEMNKK; via the coding sequence ATGAATAAACCATTTTTAATCTTACTCATAGCCCTAATTGTCTTTAGCGGCTGTAACATGAGGAAATATTTCAAACCCGCTAAACACCAGGTTAAAGGCGAAGCGTATTTCCCTAACCATTTGCAAGAAAGTATCGTCTCGTCTAATCGTTATGGAGCCATTTTGAAAAATGGAGCGGTTATAGGCGATAAAGGTTTAACGCAGCTAAGAATCGGTAAGAATTTCAATTACGAAAGCAGTTTTTTAAATGAGAGTCAAGGGTTTTTCATCCTTGCGCAAGATTGTTTGAACAAGATTGATAAAAAAACAAGCAAAAGCAAGGTGGCTAAGACTGAAGAAACGGAATTGAAATTAAAGGGCGTTGAAGCGGAAGTCCAAGATAAAGTCTGTCATCAAGTGGAATTGATTAGCAATAACCCTAACGCCAGCCAACAATCTATCGTTATCCCTTTGGAGACTTTTGCCTTGAGCGCGAGCGTTAAAGGGAATCTTTTAGCGGTGGTGTTAGCGGACAATTCAGCGAATTTATACGACATCACTTCTCAAAAATTGCTTTTTAGCGAGAAAGGTTCCCCAAGCACCACGATCAATTCTTTAATGGCGATGCCTATTTTTATGGATACGGTCGTGGTGTTCCCTATGCTAGATGGGCGCTTGTTGGTCGTGGATTATGTGCATGGAAACCCTACGCCTATTAGAAACATTGTTATCAGCAGCGATAAGTTTTTTAACAATATCACCTACCTTATTGTAGATGGCAATAACATGATCGCTTCTACAGGGAAAAGAATACTCTCAGTCGTGAGCGGTCAAGAGTTCAACTATGATGGGGATATTATAGACTTGCTTTATGATAAGGGGACTTTATACGTGCTGACTTTAGACGGGCAGATTTTGCAAATGGATAAGAGTTTGAGGGAATTAAACAGCGTGAAACTGCCCTTTGCTTCGCTCAATACGATTGTATTAAACCATAATAAATTGTATTCTTTAGAAAAACGAGGGTATGTGATAGAGGTGGATTTGAATGATTTTGATTCGTATAATGTCTATAAAACACCAACTATAGGCAGTTTTAAGTTTTTTTCATCCAATCGTTTGGATAAAGGGGTGTTTTATGATAAAAATCGGGTGTATTATGATCGCTACTATTTAGATTATAATGATTTTAAACCAAAACTTTACCCCGTTGTGGAAAAATCGGCATCTAAAAAATCTCAAAAAGGCGAAAAAGGGAACGCTCCTATTTATTTGCAAGAAAGGCATAAAGCTAAAGAAAAGCCTTTAGAAGAAAACAAAGTTAAGCCAAGAAATAGCGGGTTTGAAGAAGAAGAAGTTAAAACCAGAAGGCCTGAGCCTATTAAGGATCAAAATAACGCTATCCAAAAAGGCATGAAAGAAAATCAAGAAAATAGAAACGCTCCTGCTTCAAAAGAGAGTAACGAAAAAGACGCAGAAAACGCTCCTGTTTCAAAAGAGGATAACGCTATTAAAGAAGTGCCAAAACTCAGCCCTAAAGAAGAAAAACGCCGCTTGAAAGAAGAAAAGAAAAAAGCCAAAGCCGAACAAAGAGCGAGGGAATTTGAACAAAGAGCGAGGGAGCATCAAGAAAGAGATGAAAAAGAGCTTGAAGAAAGAAAAAAAGCTTTAGAAATGAATAAGAAGTGA
- a CDS encoding type III pantothenate kinase: MPARQSFTDLKNLVLCDIGNTRIHFAQNYQLFSSAKEDLKRLGIQKEIFYISVNEENEKALLNCYPNAKNIAGFFHLETDYIGLGIDRQMACLALNNGVVVDAGSAITIDLVKEGKHLGGCILPGLAQYIHAYKKSAKILEQPFKALDSLEVLPKNTRDAVNYGMVLSVIACIQHLAKNQKIYLCGGDAKYLSAFLPHSVCKERLVFDGMEIALKKAGILECK; the protein is encoded by the coding sequence ATGCCAGCTAGGCAATCTTTTACAGATTTGAAAAACCTGGTTTTATGCGATATAGGCAACACGCGCATCCATTTCGCACAAAACTACCAGCTCTTTTCAAGCGCTAAAGAAGATTTAAAGCGTTTGGGTATTCAAAAGGAAATCTTTTACATTAGCGTGAATGAAGAAAATGAAAAAGCCCTTTTAAATTGTTACCCTAACGCTAAAAATATTGCAGGATTTTTTCATTTAGAAACCGACTATATAGGGCTTGGGATAGACCGGCAAATGGCATGTTTAGCGCTAAATAATGGCGTGGTGGTGGATGCGGGGAGCGCGATTACGATTGATTTAGTCAAAGAGGGCAAGCATTTAGGAGGGTGTATTTTACCCGGTTTAGCCCAATATATTCATGCGTATAAAAAAAGCGCTAAAATCTTAGAGCAACCTTTCAAAGCCTTAGATTCTTTAGAAGTTTTACCTAAAAACACCAGAGACGCTGTGAATTACGGCATGGTTTTGAGCGTCATTGCTTGTATCCAACATTTAGCCAAAAATCAAAAAATCTATCTTTGTGGGGGCGATGCGAAGTATTTGAGCGCGTTTTTACCCCATTCTGTTTGCAAGGAGCGTTTGGTTTTTGACGGGATGGAAATCGCTCTTAAAAAAGCAGGGATACTAGAATGCAAATGA
- a CDS encoding sulfite exporter TauE/SafE family protein: MQMMQNLSFLGMFLAALSMSLGHCVGMCGGIVSAFSQIRFSKVTSFSYQLTCHALYNVGRISTYMLLGAITAGLGRSLSVNMGFRGVLLMSMGVVLILLALLGSKAEKLSFQIPFISFLMKKTLQSQNILGLYFLGVLNGFLPCMMVYSFLASVILSHSAFMGAMLGLSFGLGTSMPLFLMGIFLSKISISYRKFFNLLSKGLMGVFGLYVLYMGIMLISHKMSHAMHHQNSTTQHDHKGVHSHEH; this comes from the coding sequence ATGCAAATGATGCAGAATTTGAGTTTTTTGGGCATGTTTTTAGCCGCTTTGAGCATGTCTTTAGGGCATTGTGTGGGCATGTGTGGGGGGATTGTGAGCGCGTTTAGTCAAATAAGATTTTCTAAAGTTACAAGCTTTTCTTACCAGCTCACTTGCCATGCCCTTTATAATGTGGGGAGGATCAGCACTTACATGCTCTTAGGGGCTATAACGGCAGGTTTAGGGCGTAGTCTTAGCGTGAACATGGGTTTTAGGGGCGTTTTATTGATGAGCATGGGAGTTGTTTTAATCCTTTTAGCGCTCTTGGGATCTAAAGCGGAAAAATTAAGCTTTCAAATCCCTTTCATCTCTTTTTTGATGAAAAAAACCTTGCAATCTCAAAACATTTTAGGGCTGTATTTTTTAGGTGTGTTGAACGGGTTTTTGCCTTGCATGATGGTGTATTCGTTTTTAGCGAGCGTGATTCTCAGTCATAGCGCGTTTATGGGAGCGATGCTAGGCCTTTCTTTTGGGCTTGGCACCAGCATGCCGTTGTTTTTAATGGGGATTTTTTTAAGCAAAATTTCCATTTCTTACAGGAAATTTTTCAATCTTTTGTCTAAAGGCTTAATGGGGGTTTTTGGGCTTTATGTCCTTTATATGGGGATCATGCTCATTAGCCACAAAATGTCTCATGCGATGCATCATCAAAACAGCACCACTCAGCATGATCATAAAGGAGTGCATTCGCATGAACACTAA
- the gmhB gene encoding D-glycero-beta-D-manno-heptose 1,7-bisphosphate 7-phosphatase, protein MNTNKALFLDRDGIINIDKGYVSQKEDFEFQKGIFELLKHAKFLGYKLLLITNQSGINRGYYTLKDFENLTEYLQESLLEELGFNLDGVYFCRHAPEENCACRKPKPFLILQAAKEHQICLERSFMIGDKESDMLAGLNAKVKNNLLLTTNFLKTPHSWIQCQDLKEMIDWIK, encoded by the coding sequence ATGAACACTAACAAAGCCCTTTTTTTGGACAGAGACGGCATTATCAATATTGACAAAGGCTATGTGAGTCAAAAAGAAGATTTTGAGTTTCAAAAAGGGATTTTTGAATTGCTAAAGCATGCGAAATTTTTGGGCTACAAACTGCTTTTAATCACCAACCAATCCGGGATCAACCGGGGCTATTACACCCTTAAAGATTTTGAAAATCTCACTGAATATCTCCAAGAAAGCTTGCTTGAAGAATTAGGTTTTAATCTGGATGGCGTCTATTTTTGCAGGCACGCCCCAGAAGAAAATTGCGCTTGCAGGAAGCCAAAACCCTTTTTGATTTTACAAGCCGCTAAAGAGCATCAAATTTGCTTGGAGCGATCTTTTATGATAGGCGATAAGGAGAGCGACATGTTAGCCGGCTTGAACGCTAAAGTTAAAAATAACCTTTTATTGACTACAAATTTTTTAAAAACTCCTCATTCTTGGATACAATGTCAAGATCTTAAAGAGATGATTGATTGGATTAAATAA